The Chionomys nivalis chromosome 20, mChiNiv1.1, whole genome shotgun sequence genome includes a region encoding these proteins:
- the Zdhhc2 gene encoding palmitoyltransferase ZDHHC2 isoform X2, with amino-acid sequence MSGAIRYCDRCQLIKPDRCHHCSVCDKCILKMDHHCPWVNNCVGFSNYKFFLLFLAYSLLYCLFIAATDLQYFIRFWTNGLPDTQAKFHIMFLFFAAAMFSVSLSSLFGYHCWLVSKNKSTLEAFRNPVFRHGTDKNGFSLGFSKNMRQVFGDEKKYWLLPIFSSQGDGCSFPTCLVNQDPEQPSTPAGLNSTAKNPENHQFPAKPLRESQSHLLTESQIWTESSSNPGKGKAGMSNPALTMENET; translated from the exons ATGTCCGGAG CAATCCGGTATTGTGACAGATGCCAACTTATAAAACCTGACCGCTGCCATCACTGTTCTGTCTGTGATAA atgtattttgAAGATGGATCATCATTGTCCATG GGTGAACAATTGCGTTGGATTTTCAAATTAcaaattctttctccttttcctggcGTATTCTCTGCTGTACTGCCTTTTCAttgctgctacagatttacagtATTTTATCAGGTTTTGGACA AATGGTCTGCCTGATACTCAAGCCAAGTTCcatattatgtttttattctttgctgCAGCTATGTTTTCTGTCAGCTTGTCTTCTCTGTTTGGTTATCATTGTTGGCTAGTCAGCAAAAATAAATCTACGTTAG agGCATTCAGAAATCCAGTATTTAGACATGGAACGGATAAGAATGGATTCAGCTTGGGTTTCAGTAAAAACATGCGACAAGTTTTCGGCGATGAGAAGAAGTACTGGCTGCTACCAATATTTTCAAG TCAAGGTGATGGCTGTTCTTTTCCAACTTGCCTTGTTAACCAGGATCCTGAACAACCGTCCACTCCCGCAGGACTAAATTCGACAGCGAAAAA TCCTGAAAACCATCAGTTTCCTGCAAAGCCATTGAGAGAGTCCCAGAGCCACCTCCTGACGGAGTCTCAGATCTGGACGGAGAGCAGCTCGAACCCTGGAAAAGGCAAAGCTG